In Pyrus communis chromosome 11, drPyrComm1.1, whole genome shotgun sequence, the sequence AACTGACATAATGTCACAGCCCCAACAAAACAACATCTCTAGGAAATATTTCCCCATAACAAAAATGCCCCATATCGAATTTTCTTGGTAGCATACCTTGGGCATGGTATGGGGGTGGAAAGAACTTCAAATAGCAAAAGGTGGCAACCGTAAGGCCTGCAAAAAATGATTCCCTGATTGTTATTGACAAATAAGGTTCAACAAGTAGCTTACTTACCATTCATTACGGCACAAACCTAGGAGACCTCCAGCAAACACATCTTGCCAGTGGTGCCAGTAGTCATCTACTAGAGAAACTCCAACAAGTGATGCAACAAGTAGTGGAAGAATAACAATGCAAAGTTTTGCAGCATGGCCTTTGCGATCAAATACTTGTATTTTTCCTGACAAATACAGTGAGAAAAATCCAAGACCAGCAAAGGACCCTGCATATTGAATACAAATTTCCTCGATGTTAACAAGCCTACAAAAGATTCAGGTAAATATAGTGCTTGTATGACATGATCAACCAAGTTGTTTGCATGTAAACCATATTCAGTGAATACCAGACACTACGGTGCTACCTACATGAAGTATGGCCACTTGGAAAACTCTTGTGCCCCTCCTTTATAACACTCTTCACACCATGGCATACAACATTTCCCCATTTATCATACACCTGAGGAAAAAACTAGTTATTAATGTCGACTACCAATGGCATTATGTATGAATAAGCTAAAAGAACACTGCCCTCCAATTACAATCTCAATAACTATGAATCTAGAATGCCGTACATCCTTCCCATCCGGAAAACACCGCCAAAAGAAGTCTGGTCGGGGTCGACCAACTGCATCTTTTATAGCATCTGTAAGAACCCCTGTTATCAGAACAGAGAACAATAGACCTGCATTAGCAAATTTTAACCGTCAGGTCCTGTCGTTCTATTGTATTTCCTCAATAATGTGGTAAGATATTTGAACATTCTTTGTAAAATCAAAAGTCAGAAAACTGATGACCTAGTATGGCATGGTGAAGGTCATAGACGTCTCTCCTGCGGAAAtagacaacaacaaaaattgcTATGGGCAGTGCAACTGCATACATCTAAGCATCCAAAGAGGGGACAAGGGGGGCAGGCATCACAAATCACATCAATTCAGAATTCAAGTAATGTACTTGTAAACATGGTCTCATTAGAATAGAACAGAACGGTAACAACTTACAGGGACGGCCCAAAAAGGTACTGTGCAACTTTTCAAGGGATATTTAAGATCAGTCATCATATCTTTTCCTACGAAGCGATAAAATGGATTAATCACATAAAGGATGACCTCTATCAACCCAAGAAGCATCAGTATCACCCAATCATGCATGTGTGTCCTTGCAACTGTCACTCCATGGGACCTTACAGTATGCGAACCATGTTGAACTTCCTGCATTTTGTTCTGCTAATGAAAATAGACGTCAGATGTGTACTCATTACAGTGCATCAGTGTAACTAAAAGACTTCGATGGCCacaaaaaaagagagaggatTCCAAAGAAAATGCTTTTTATCGGTTTTTATATTACAGAACTACCAAATACTTTTATCAGTAACCGAACATACACAACCAAAGTAGTAATAGTGGTACTAGATATGTACATTATAGGCATGTTTTCACAACATAATAGCattgcaagaaaaaaaattgtaataagCTACAATAAAAGGcaagtaaaagaaaataattacagcacccccaaaaaacaaaaagaaaatgacaCTGAAACAGATACAGAAGAGAAGACAAATCAAGAAGGTGAGCTCTGCGTGCAATAAAGGTGAATGGTAATTAGGAATAACAACCATGGGAAATGACCAAAACGTTATCAATAATCAGGGAATGAGCTCTGTTGCATAAGCTGGTAAATTCTTGAACAAAATGCAATTTTGACCCACAATCGCAGCAAGCAATCTCTATGTAAGCAACAACTACCTGGATAGATCTGTCAGAATCCAGAGACAGAACTGCATGCTTGCCTCGTTAAATAATATGGACTGTATTGCAGCTTTTACATCCAATAAGCTTAAGAAATTATTAGATCAAGAACCAATACCACACATGAGAAGGAAAATTCTCTTGACCGTTGGATACAAATTAATGTCTGACTATTGTTTGGTTCAACTTTCCATGAGTGACAAGAAAAGTACTAGCCTACTAGAAGGACATTTCCTGTATTGGACACCTTAGATCGCGAAACGTTACAAAGACATCAACTTCATTCATCCAGAAAAAGTGCAGAATTATCATACTGCacattttctcaagaaaataaCACACTGCTATTATTACGTACTCAAACAGAGAAGtatttacttaattttctttCGGTAACAACAGGTTTGTTAGGAAGAAGTTTATATAACAACTATGCTATGGCTTTATACCAGCCATACAGATTTCATAATTTCAAAAAGTACACAAATATAGTGGTATGCCCTTGTGTTTGAACATTTAGATGTATGAACCCTATGTCTGTGCCAGGGCATGATATTTACATCTGTCTGCATAATTGATGAGGTCccaaaaacaacttttttgctTGCATCTAGTAACAGTTATATAATACAAAGATGGCACAAACCCATCAccgcatataaataaatacatatacatataattatataaaatataaaaatgaaatgGGTTTTGTGGTGTTGGATCAGTATCACACAGTAACTTGAGCCAAAACAAGAAATCATCAAAAACCACAATGAATTGCAACAAAAAGGGCCAAAACCCCCATGGAAATTACCCATATGCTTCCGAAATATGCATCGGATTACAATCTTACATCAAGTAAAACAcgcagaaagaaaagaaagccaCTGACCTGAAAGACGACGCCACTCAAGTTTTTGAGACGAGAAAGCAATCCAAGATCCCACCAAGGCATTGTACGAACCTTAACCAAGAGCTACGATACAATACCAAATGTTTCTGGTTTCAGAATTTATTCTCGAGGGATGAAATGCGAACGCTGTAGTGACAGTGGCGGTATTGAGTTGCATGGGCGGTGGAAAACTTCGTATTTGTCTAAAAACTTTAAGGCGGTTCATCTCAAAACCAGGAGGAAAAGACTAAATAAAAATGATGGGAAATAtagtaaattacataaaatactTTTCTTTCTCAAGATTATCTTTGATTTTCGGAAAAGGATCCGGAATACTTTTCTTTCTCAAGACTAACTTTGTTTTTCGGAAAAAGATCTCTCGCGATTCTTTTTTCAAGAATTCGTGATCGTGtttatttattgtatatcgtacgattataaattatttaaaatttaaaattaaatataaatagtacttaacgaaaattaaacacacgatatacgatgctGTGCGACAACTTGAGGCCTTCAATACCCATTACCCCACTCTTTCCTTTTTCCTCCTCCCCTAGCTCATGTGGCTGCAGCTAGCTCACCCGCTCCCCATCAAGCCAAAGCAAGCGCAACCATGGACGGAACCAATGAAGGCTCACTAGGAGCAGCTGTCTCTACTCAAGTAATTCGTTTGTTAAGTTGTAGACTATAATTGTATAATACACATGCcttatttttgaagaaaatatatgtatctaatATCCAACATAGTTTCATACTACATATACttcatatcaaatattatacGAGCAAACGTGTTCATGTTTTgtcattcaaacaaaaaaaactcatCTCCACCCTTTCTGCCTAtcatgtattaatattttttacttGCTTTGCCATTTTCTACTACTATAATGAAATTTGTAATATTGAAATTATGATACATCATTATTTGAAATCATCTCTATTATTATAGTGTGTATAAATCGTACTATATTAagattttcttaattattttttagattGTTCCCTAGAATAAATTTCTAATTCCGTTCCTCCTTTATCTCGCTACAGCCACCTCACCCGCTCCCATCGACCGAACGCAATCGCAGCCCCTCCTTTCCCAATTGAAATCTGGCAAGCGGAAAGCAAGGTCGACTGAGCCAAAACAAAAAAGCCGCCCGTCTCTAAACCAATGGCAGAATTATAAATAAAGTGGAATGCACCCAAAAACACTGTTTCTCCTTTAGATTATgtttagaaatttaaaattactaaggaattttaaaattgcGAGAATTGAAATGacgggattttattttctagaatttgtaaattttcttgtttgcttAAAAGAACAATAGAATTAAATACgacatttgttatttttaaactcttaatcataaaaattgggaaataacacatatttacataaaatttaaatttgggaatttgaggtcccaaattccaagttttttttcatacggaaattctaaatttctatgtttatgaatccaaaaaAGAGAGTTtatgcatgtcaatttataaattttaatttttatccaaATTCCAAGCTTATTTCTCTCGTCCAAACATATTGTTACTTTATACTAAAGTAATtatttgttaataaaaaaaaatatatgtatatatatatatatatatatatatgtttattggtTGCCAAGGGTCCTACCATGCCTTCACCTTCACTTCTTTGTTATCTTCTGTATCTACGAACTTCCGTTGCCTTCGCGAACTCATTGTTGAGATGATGGGCGTCGGCGGTGCCTGTCCAATCAAACCGTTGCTTGAGATTTTGAGCAGCCTCCATATCTGAGAGGGTTTCGACCCACAGTAAGCCAGCTTGAAGAAACTGTGGCTTGATTGGCTTGAACATGTCCACAGCTTTTATGAACGCTTTCATATCAGTGTTAACTTGCAGCTATTTCATGTTTTCTCCGTTTTCTTTTCTCCGGAAAATGATTTGAGAGAAGGAGAGGTGGGGGATTTTATAGATAGGTAGAAGGGTTGGGGGAGGGGGAGTAGGATTTGCAACAATTTGGAGGGA encodes:
- the LOC137709430 gene encoding lipid phosphate phosphatase 2-like; translation: MPWWDLGLLSRLKNLSGVVFQNKMQEVQHGSHTVRSHGVTVARTHMHDWVILMLLGLIEVILYVINPFYRFVGKDMMTDLKYPLKSCTVPFWAVPMYAVALPIAIFVVVYFRRRDVYDLHHAILGLLFSVLITGVLTDAIKDAVGRPRPDFFWRCFPDGKDVYDKWGNVVCHGVKSVIKEGHKSFPSGHTSWSFAGLGFFSLYLSGKIQVFDRKGHAAKLCIVILPLLVASLVGVSLVDDYWHHWQDVFAGGLLGLTVATFCYLKFFPPPYHAQGWGPYAYFQVLEELRSGAQVTSTINGSNVQVTEARVENQVDETSNHGCMGLTLARGSGSTLEDLESGRK